DNA from Solanum stenotomum isolate F172 chromosome 3, ASM1918654v1, whole genome shotgun sequence:
tttTCACGATActaatttaaaaagattttaatgAATGGAGCAATGGTGGATAACAACGGACCAAATGTACCAAAGAGAAAAACTGCAAAAAGTCAAATAGTGTTAAAGAAAGATTCTTTCGTTAAACGAAGAGAAGGGTCGTTGCCATTCTACAGTGTGGAAGCCAGCTAATCCACAATACACACGGTGTATAGAAAAAAgctaaatcatatttttttaatgataaaatttctatttcatgttcctaaaaaaagattttaaccaaaaaaaaaaaaaaagatttttcattTACTTGTCAAACATCTAACAAACAGGTAGAGCACAATAACAAATGTCTAAGGCCGGAGTCGAGTAGAACTAAAGCGGTTTATTTAAATcctttttgacaaaaaattataatatatatagttaattttatttttttttataaatgtttacttcttcatattttaacCACTTTTTTACGTGTCCACAGAGTAGTGCACAAACTGAAGTACCAGAATGCCCTTAACCTTGACTTTTATTAAACaggattaatttttaaattatttaaataagataaaattaaacCAATAAAAGTTGGATTTTTATCTCATTTTCCCTCGgtttagtttcttttatttttatttttaattcttttgtaaGGTCTCTGCAACACAAAATATATAACAAGTGTtatgaagtatttttttttatattttagtaaaattttataatatatctaGTGAATTTTTATAAGTGAGGATTGGAGAAGGTAAAATGTATGTTAATCTTACCATTACCTCGTGCatgtagagaggttgtttcgaAAAAGCCTCAATAGTAAATCCATGTACAACAAAGATAGTGAAGAAAATATAGTGTAACACATAGGTAGTGCAAAGTCTatcaaaaaaaaggaaaaaataataacacGATAGTGTGATAATCAAAAGACACTAATCAATAATAATACCACTAGTATAATTACAAACACCAACTAGTATAAGCAAGACAATACTACACTACTTTCTAACATTCTGCCCTAATACATATCCTTCACACCCTTCTATTTAAGATCATGTGTAATATAAGTATCATATTTTATTACCTCTGCTCAATACTCTTTCGGCTTATACTGCATCTCCTCGTACCCTCTATTATTAACatctcgcacctcctcactagTGTGATAAGTGGTTACATTATAGTActaaattaacataaaataaaattaaaccaaatcacaagtaatttgtttttctttttaaaaatttgattggACACATCCATTTTGTTTGAAGACCCCTAAATAGAGAGTGAGGGAGCTACTAAAGAAAAGTGCTCTCTCCTCCATCCTTCAATGTAGTGTGAACATCACAGTCATCATCCCCAATATTTATCATAGTATTAGTAGAGTATGTCCAAAACCCTAATTACTGACACTActccattattattattattattatagtagtaTTCTATTAGTTTTCCCAGAATGTGCAGCAAGCATTCTAAAGAACTAGATATGTCTTCCCAGAGTTTGTTTTACAGGGCAAGGATGAAGCTGAGGATGCCTCCTGCCACTGCCATTCTCTTATTTATCTACCTCATTGTCTCCTTCTCACATCTAGTTAATGCCCAACTCAATCTTACCCTTCCTAACCAACACCCGTATCCTGAATCTGTTGTTCACCAACTACAAAGGTAACTAAATATCTGCATTATTTCTCTTAAATTCCCACTTAATTTCATGTTTATGCATCCATAGCTTGTTTCTGTTACAGGAGAGTCAATGAGTCCAGATTACTACTCCAGACAACTCTAAGAGATAACAAATGTCAGAGTACAGGAAACCCAATAGACGATTGCTGGCAATGCGACCCAAACTGGGCCAAAGACCGGCAAAGGCTAGCAGACTGCTCCATTGGTTTCGGTCAGGGTGCAATGGGTGGAAAAGGAGGTCAGATCTACGTAGTCAGAGACTCCTCCGACAAAGACACCGTCAACCCAACTCCGGGCACTCTCCGGTACGCCGTAGTTCAAGAGGAACCTCTCTGGATCGTGTTTGCAGCAGACATGGTCATAAAGCTAAAGCACGAGCTTATTATCAACAACTACAAGACCATCGACGGACGGGGAGCAAATGTTCACATCACCGGCAATGGGTGTATTACATTACAGTATGTGAGCAATGTGATTATACATAATGTTCATATTTACAATTGTGTCCCTTCGGGTAATACTAACATACGGTCGAGCCCTACGCATGTTGGGTGGAGAGGCAAATCGGATGGTGATGGTATATCCATCTTTGGATCTCACAATATCTGGATTGATCACTGTGCATTATCTCATTGTACCGACGGCTTGATTGATGCGATCATGGGGTCTACTGCTATTACCATATCGAATAACTATTTTAGTCATCATGATGATGTTATGCTCTTGGGACATGATGATAAATACTTGCCTGATTCAGGAATGCAGGTTGATTActgatttttctccttctttgttttttctttctagtTTTAGTAAGTAATTGCGAGATGGATCTATGTTGTTTAGGTGACAATTGCATTCAATCATTTCGGAGAAGGATTAGTACAAAGAATGCCAAGAATTAGAAGAGGATATGTACATGTGGTGAACAACGATTTCACACACTGGCAAATGTATGCAATTGGTGGAAGTGCTAATCCTACCATTAACAGTCAAGGCAATCGATATACTGCTCCTGATGATCCAAATTTGAAGGAGGTAAATTTCTCAATTCTTCTTGTCGTTACCTCTCGTATGTGGTTTGTGAGCTATTGCATAAGATCGGGGTTTTATCATGTGTGCTTCCTTTCTCATCCAATCCTTTTTAATTTGGGGCTACTGGGaaaaagttgtttttttctctttctgtAGGACATATTTTGGTGATAATTGTTGCATTTGGAACCTAAATTATTTTGAGCCTTGTCATGTTTAATAAACTACTctctccgtctcaatttatttaTGTGATTCTGTTTAATTTGACATAAAGTTTAATAGTTTTAGTGTAGAAGACTCTTGGCCATTTGTgttctaattatttataattacagaaGACTAAAGAAATGTATGTGACATATATTGGGACGGAGGGAATATTGTATATTTAATCAGAAACCTgaatatgatgatatgattgtTACTCCATtaaagttgaaacttgaaactatAATTGAGAACCAAACTTTTAAGAGATAATAGTTACTCCTGAATAAGAAGTTGTAAAGGTAATAAAAGCTGAAAAGTGAATCCCTTTAACTTAATATTTCACGCAGTGAAATTGATTTGTGATTATATATGTGGGATGAACGAACAGGTGACGAAGCGGGAGGACACGGACAATGGGCAGTGGGATGAATGGAATTGGAGGACGGACGGGGACACTATGGTTAATGGCGCATTTTTTGTGCCTTCAGGGCAAGGCCTTACCAACCAATATACCAAAGCCTACAGCGTCGATCCCAAATCCGCCCTTCTCATCAACCAACTCACCGCCAATGCTGGTGTCCTTGGTGGCCCCAGGTACTTCTCCCATATTTCtactttttttcttgaaaattattataagaagtgagtcaatttcaaatgattcaTACACACCACCTGATCAAATTTAAAAGTACCTCTAAACTAATAGCTGACTTTAGAGGCAGATAGAAAGTAATTGCACCATAAAGACAGCTAAAAAGTAGCTGGACTCATCTTTCTcattacatatatacacataagTACTAAATTATCCATAATTATGGGGTTGATCGACTCATAAACTCTGACAATAATTAAATTGACAAACCTAAACAAATAAGTGAAAATCAGCTCTTCAAATGGCCTTCAGAGACTCAAAACAACAATTAGGTTATgattcaaatcatgatatgaaatgacgtaatttgtttttttcaaaagtgTGTTAAAGTGTAGTATTAAAGGTACGTTCTTCACGTGATTATGTGGGACAGTGAAagctgatgtaaaacccttcaGTAGGGCCCCGCCGGCCACTACATGTTCAGCCCCTTGTATACCTAGATTAATAACTCGTATATTATTAACATCATAATTTGTTATGTATTAATTATGCACTTATAATACTGAATAAATTATGAAGTAAAAAttctaccaaataaaaaattactaaataatATTTTGCCTAAACATGATACATCCTACCAAACGACACAACCCGGTGGAAATTGGAATCTTTCATTTTTCTGGCAAATAAGAGTTGTAGGGCAGGGGAAAAAAACAGGACAGATGAGGACCACATTACTGTTTAGCATGTGAGAGCTCTGCTGCTCCAAAGCTTTCCAGCAATACGAAGGACGCCCttattttttatactttctccgttccaaaaaaatatatatgataattcagcatgaagtttaataaaataaataaaacattttaatcttgtggttctagtttaaagttatgtcaaatgtatcaaaCTATCATCTAACTTTGTGACTTTAAATATGtcacatgaaaaattaaaattaaaatattactaaaaaaaagaaagagatcatttttttttaatagactaaaaaggaaagaatttcattatttttttggcAACCGGAGAGTAGTATGTCATTCTACTCTAGTCACATCattacaaataattttaaagtcTCTGTAAGtttaaaaaatgagaatttatttatattattatactaataTAGAGGCAgctcaaaataataattgtactTAGGTTGTTGTTTGGACGTACAATTTCAAACtcaaaagattttaaatttgtGGTTGCTTCTCAAACTTTGAATGGAACTTCTactttttagtttaaaattttgatttcacatttcaaattctcctccaatgagaaaaaaaaatataacttttgaTATTTAGATTGCATGTCTAAGACACAATTTCAACATCTATTCAAATCAATGTTTTAAATCATAATTCGAAGTCTATACCAAAAAGCATGAAAATCTTAATCTCATCATGCTACTCATCACTCATCAATTAGTGCTTGTCATAGAATTTTACTTGCTAGCATTATCAATTCATGTTAGATAAAACTTAAAACTGATGCAAAATTTTATCATACCAGCTGCATTTTCTTGCTTACTTGTAAAgggattaatatatatatagaacagGGACAACAGCATAAGCATCTCATCCCAAGGGGGCGCTACTGAAGGAAGCGGCAGGGGTCACGCTCAGTCCAATAGCGGCAGTGTCGACTTGTTCGGAATGATATTCAGCGGTACTGGTGCATCTGCAGCACCACCAACAACCACCCCCATCTTACTCTCTTTTTTCATTCTTCTGACTTTGTACATAACTATCACCAATCAAGATGCTCAACTATCAATACCATTCTTACACTTACTATAGCATTATAGGTCACCAGActtaatattattattcaaCGAAACTCGCGATTAATTGTATTTATGAACGTCCCACATTTTGTACATTGGTAGGGATAGATATCAGAGATTGGTTGTTGCCTTCATGCATTTTTGTTTATCTTGCAAGTTTTGGTCACCGCTCCTCCAGCTGTTTATTGCTTCATATTATAAGTGGAAACACCATAATGCATTCCAATAGAGGAAGCTCCATCTTTTATCAAGCATACAATATTCACTGAAAAAACATAGCTCTACTGATTTACTCTACTTGTCAATACTCATGCATAGTCACTATTCACTAGTCACTACTAACTGCTTCCAAACAGAGCGACATACATTTATCCTAGTGTGCTCCGTACCACTATACTACTACAGAGATCAACTAAAATTCAACATGGATGTGCTTATTCATCTCAGTAACGGTCAAAGGAAGGCTGCCTGCCTCCCCTTCGAGGGCGATCATAAGGTCCTGCTCTATCTCTGTAGTTTCTTCCCTCATATCGTGCTGGCCCTCCAGCTTCATATCTGTCACCCACATCTCTGTCAAACCCTCTTTCTTTGCCATAGTCATTCTGGGGGTAGCGGTCAGAACCCCCATACCTGTTGCCCAAGTGATCACCACCAGGAGGGTACCTAGGATAAGAATACAAGTTATTTTGGTGAGAAAACAAGCGACCACTTCACAATTTTAAAACTAGACAAGAAATGAAgaagagggaaaaaaaagatttaaatgCAGCGACACCTCCAACAATTACTCCATTATTTTTCGGGGGAGTTGGGGTTAAAATCTTAAAGCTAAGCAGGCTTGCTAACAAACTTCCCCTCAAAATTGTGATACCACTGCATTTTATTCAGTTCTTACAAGGACATACCTGTCACTAGTGTATCGATCACGACTCTCATATCTGCTGTCATAGCTCTCCCTATCAGCATGGTTCCCTCTATCATATCGGTCATCGATGTACCTATCACGGTCACTTCCAAACCTATCCCCACGTGCGCCACCATACCTAGAACGAGTCGGGGGTGTTAGTGGTCGAGCACCCCGGCCACCTCCTTCCAATGGACAGTCTCTAGCCCAATGGCCAGGGCGACCACAGCTGAAGCAAGTGTCTTGCCCAACTGACCTATTACCCCCACCATAGCTCGCCCTGCCACCTGATACGTAACCTCCACCATACCCATGGTCAGGATCCTCACTTCCCATCTTTGGTTGGGCCTTGTTCACTGATATCACCCTATCACCAACCTCCGCACCATCCATTTCTCTTATTGCATCCTCCATTGCTCGGCGGTCTGCAAATGTTAAAAACCCAAATCCACGAGGTCGGCCCGTGTCTCTGTCCAGCATAACCTACAGGGCAAAAAACTCAGAACCTAATGCCAGAAAACATACATCAAACAGAAGAGCTGAGTTCTTCGAACCCCCTGTAATATGCAAGTGTGAATTAATCAAACTGATGGTGAGCATTATATTGCCAGGATATTATCATTTACTTTTTTCACTACATATCTAGAGCATCAAATGGAAAAACTAAATATCTGAAAGACCAGAAATGTTTTGAGCTCCTTCATTTTAATACTAGTAGAAATTGTTCAACCTGTTTGGGATTGAGGCATAGCTAATACATTGCGGATCAATACATGTATAATGGAAATCGTCTCAATCAGCATAATAAGACAGCTTCCTTTCAGAGCGGAAAAAAATTGCTCAATCAAGCCAGTTTTTTAACACGGGAACTCAAATTCTGAGGAAAACAAACTGCTCAACATAGCCAATTTAAACACAGGAACTCAATCTTATCACAGTGAACCATCACAAAAATTCAGAAAAGAAGAGGCAGTATCATTAACCTTTTTACTCCtccccatattcacaaaataatAACCTATCTCCTACACAAATATACCAAGACATGATTGGACCAAGATAGAATCAAAGAAATCAAAGCTATTTGAAGGCTGTTACTCTGAGTCAATAAATAAGCAAGAAACGTTAAGAATGACACAACTTTCAAGAATTTAGAATAGTTCATGTTGGGGCCCCTCATAATtggtgttaattttttttttgataacttaGGTGTCCGGGCCAGCTTGCGCGTAAGGTCGACTAATTCCTATCtgtcacctcccaccaacaataGGGTATCAAAATATAAGTCTTgggacaaaaagaaaaaggttttTTGACACCCATGCATCAACCTTCATATACTGATCTGAAGACATAGACAAATTTCACagtttttttgtttacacgAAAGGGAATAATTGCCTTTCCTAGGtaagtttttcaaatttttgccATTGCTACAAAATCCTCAATCATTCAtaacttaaaagtttttttcctTATGACTGAGAAAAGCCATAAATTGAGAAATCCTTATGGCTTCTTAtgaccgagaaatccgtctgggCCATCATTGAGGACCAGCGGCAGCCTGAAACTCGGGGAAAATGGGTCGCCCCTCCACACTTCCCCATTTAAATACCAGGCTTAGTTCGCATGGCGCAGGGCTCGAACCTGTGACCTAAGTTATAAGTCCCTCAACCTTTTCCCCTTTAACTAATTCCTCAGGTCATCCTCAATCTATGAGTTTtcatttgtaaaacttataccTATACTTTTTGCTGATGTAGAAACGCTGCATATGATTTAGATCATGTATTGAGATTCCTTGCATTTTTGAAAGACATGAAGTCCTTGATACTTTTGTAGTAGGAAACTACCTTCTTGGAGATGAAATATCAgcaaaattatttttgcttaccaaaaataaattatctacAATTCGTCCATAAAGCTTACTCTATGATGCTCCCTTCCCTCCTAACCACGCTTAACAACCAGACCAAATACAAGGTATTATGAGTGATTAGAGTAAAACATTCTCAATTATTCTACTGGATATaactatgttgcttggactcttcaaaaatgtcatcaggtgcgtgtcggatccttcaaaaCTAGTGCATTTTCGGAGGATCCAACACGGGTgtggcaacatttttggagagtccaagcaacttagGGAAATAAGACTTATGCTATCAGGTAGCACCTCAATTTTTGGTTTTGCTTGGGCACTTCAGCATTCAACTTCAAAATACTTTGTTAACTTACTTCATGATAGGGACTTCAAGTCTCAagtcaaatacaattttataatTGTGCGTGCAACAATGGCACAAATGGAGGCAATTAAAATAAAGTGGGTAAAATAGACGGCAACACGTTTTCTTAATCATATCACAAGATGAGAATGGAGGATCTTGAATCAACATGTTTTTGAGCAAGGCCTAggaatttaaaagtatttttttaaggGGAACttaaaagtagttttttttttttttggaactggTAAATgtgtattcctcagcattaaggacATGCTGGACACCATCAAAAAgtgttagataaaaaaaaacaaatagaaaagaAGATACTTACAGAGATCTTAATAAATCTACAAACTGATCTATATCCTCTAAACCtacttctttacaccaaaagtagAAAGATATTATATATGACAATACATTTAAAACAGCAAAGGAGTCTTACTTGGGCAGCAGAATCTGCAGTCCTGCAGATTTCAATCATCTGACCCCAATCCCCATTAGGTTGACTCGAATCAAATGCACCCAATGAAGTCGGTACCATTAACAgcaaacataaaacaacaaatatgaAGGCATTCTAACATCTCAGGTAAATTCTTGACAATGCCAATTGATCTGATTTAAAGCCATATACTTTTCTTCACTTACTTCAACCATGAGTTCCGAGTAAATGTATGGAAGAAGTATATCTAAGCCATAGGTGATTGATCATACTGAGAAAATCTCACAGCTGCAAGATACCTTTTTTTGAGGAGCTCTTCGCGTTAGATTTCCCACAAAcatttaattttggtta
Protein-coding regions in this window:
- the LOC125857501 gene encoding probable pectate lyase 5 translates to MCSKHSKELDMSSQSLFYRARMKLRMPPATAILLFIYLIVSFSHLVNAQLNLTLPNQHPYPESVVHQLQRRVNESRLLLQTTLRDNKCQSTGNPIDDCWQCDPNWAKDRQRLADCSIGFGQGAMGGKGGQIYVVRDSSDKDTVNPTPGTLRYAVVQEEPLWIVFAADMVIKLKHELIINNYKTIDGRGANVHITGNGCITLQYVSNVIIHNVHIYNCVPSGNTNIRSSPTHVGWRGKSDGDGISIFGSHNIWIDHCALSHCTDGLIDAIMGSTAITISNNYFSHHDDVMLLGHDDKYLPDSGMQVTIAFNHFGEGLVQRMPRIRRGYVHVVNNDFTHWQMYAIGGSANPTINSQGNRYTAPDDPNLKEVTKREDTDNGQWDEWNWRTDGDTMVNGAFFVPSGQGLTNQYTKAYSVDPKSALLINQLTANAGVLGGPRDNSISISSQGGATEGSGRGHAQSNSGSVDLFGMIFSGTGASAAPPTTTPILLSFFILLTLYITITNQDAQLSIPFLHLL
- the LOC125857515 gene encoding glycine-rich RNA-binding protein RZ1C-like isoform X2, whose protein sequence is MVPTSLGAFDSSQPNGDWGQMIEICRTADSAAQVMLDRDTGRPRGFGFLTFADRRAMEDAIREMDGAEVGDRVISVNKAQPKMGSEDPDHGYGGGYVSGGRASYGGGNRSVGQDTCFSCGRPGHWARDCPLEGGGRGARPLTPPTRSRYGGARGDRFGSDRDRYIDDRYDRGNHADRESYDSRYESRDRYTSDRYPPGGDHLGNRYGGSDRYPQNDYGKERGFDRDVGDRYEAGGPARYEGRNYRDRAGPYDRPRRGGRQPSFDRY
- the LOC125857515 gene encoding glycine-rich RNA-binding protein RZ1C-like isoform X1 yields the protein MSGKVQDYRIFVGGLSWDVTERQLEDAFSPFGKIVDCQVMLDRDTGRPRGFGFLTFADRRAMEDAIREMDGAEVGDRVISVNKAQPKMGSEDPDHGYGGGYVSGGRASYGGGNRSVGQDTCFSCGRPGHWARDCPLEGGGRGARPLTPPTRSRYGGARGDRFGSDRDRYIDDRYDRGNHADRESYDSRYESRDRYTSDRYPPGGDHLGNRYGGSDRYPQNDYGKERGFDRDVGDRYEAGGPARYEGRNYRDRAGPYDRPRRGGRQPSFDRY